A window from Citrobacter amalonaticus encodes these proteins:
- a CDS encoding peptidase domain-containing ABC transporter: MTTTIPNLIFQEETNECGLACVAMLAQTQGQPVSLATLREWFPASDHGISLDTLMSILARLGIATTPVLFEHDELSDLPLPAILHYGASHYVLLAWRKGNHVCVMNPAIGEQWLPFAALKQEISGYALIVEPEQAVAADPDLPLSTTAQSAPRAMSMQETAAVPGIYRLMLLTFLVSLTLFLMPTMVSNAINQAFSSVASSDFPYGWFILAFVASSLMALGVRVISERFIKRFVLIHSGVGFSRLLHNPLRFFEKRAPGEIFSRFTAWQIGLLQKIELDNGLRSDWVICTIALAIMFWIAPVLAAISAVGVTVMGVISVWAVIRDRWFTQQLQLKSATLNDFFMETIQGILTVKTAGLEGQRQGQFANFSRDLFSCLQRQKVYQQVKEGLYQLTGSLEMVVFMLVVLPMVHSKLISLGDFFAYSFLRQIFTSYVTRIFYAIIQKSQLNVIDTRAHALFAPRDEAKPASFAMQLPTDTAPDLTFASLCYGYDPARPVLSSVSLSLRAGDQIAIVGESGAGKSTLLRLIAGLFSPQAGGCYAADSALPSQQLAQFVCLQSQEDILFNATVRENITLFDAHYRERDRGQIEALLESLALGEVVRGLPGGIDALIRESHAALSLGQRQRLLLARALYSSRPVLLLDEPTANLDDDTAAIVMETIHAHCQKAGKSLIVVTHSDAILSRFQRVYQLNDGTLSPLEVNV; encoded by the coding sequence ATGACGACCACGATCCCGAATCTGATCTTTCAGGAAGAGACCAACGAGTGCGGCCTGGCGTGCGTGGCGATGCTGGCACAGACGCAGGGGCAGCCTGTTTCGCTGGCAACATTGCGCGAGTGGTTTCCGGCCTCTGACCACGGAATCTCACTGGATACGCTGATGAGCATTCTGGCGCGGCTGGGTATTGCGACGACGCCGGTCCTGTTTGAGCACGATGAGCTGAGCGACCTGCCGCTGCCGGCCATTTTGCATTATGGTGCAAGTCACTATGTCCTGCTGGCCTGGCGCAAAGGCAACCACGTGTGCGTGATGAACCCGGCGATTGGTGAGCAGTGGTTACCGTTTGCCGCGCTTAAGCAGGAGATCAGCGGCTATGCCCTGATTGTCGAACCTGAGCAGGCCGTTGCCGCAGACCCTGATTTGCCGTTGTCGACAACCGCGCAGAGCGCGCCGCGCGCGATGAGCATGCAGGAAACTGCGGCGGTGCCGGGGATCTATCGGCTGATGCTGCTGACCTTCCTCGTCTCGCTGACGCTATTTCTGATGCCGACGATGGTGAGCAACGCCATCAACCAGGCCTTTTCCAGCGTGGCCAGCAGCGACTTTCCCTACGGCTGGTTTATCCTGGCGTTTGTCGCCTCCTCACTGATGGCGCTGGGCGTGCGGGTGATTAGCGAACGCTTTATCAAACGCTTTGTGCTGATCCACAGCGGTGTGGGGTTTTCCCGCCTGCTCCACAACCCACTGCGTTTTTTCGAAAAACGGGCGCCGGGGGAGATCTTCAGCCGCTTCACGGCCTGGCAGATTGGCCTGTTGCAAAAGATTGAGCTGGATAACGGCCTGCGCTCCGACTGGGTGATCTGCACGATCGCGCTGGCGATCATGTTCTGGATTGCGCCCGTGCTGGCGGCGATCTCCGCCGTCGGCGTCACGGTAATGGGGGTCATCAGCGTCTGGGCGGTGATCCGAGACCGCTGGTTCACCCAGCAATTGCAGCTGAAAAGCGCCACCCTGAATGATTTTTTCATGGAGACTATTCAGGGCATTTTGACCGTCAAAACCGCCGGACTGGAAGGACAGCGCCAGGGACAATTTGCCAACTTCAGTCGCGATCTGTTTTCGTGTCTGCAACGCCAGAAGGTCTATCAGCAGGTGAAAGAGGGGCTGTATCAGCTCACCGGAAGCCTGGAGATGGTGGTGTTTATGCTGGTGGTTCTGCCGATGGTGCACAGCAAACTGATCTCACTGGGCGATTTTTTTGCCTATAGCTTCCTGCGGCAAATATTCACCTCCTACGTCACGCGTATCTTCTACGCCATCATTCAGAAATCGCAATTGAACGTGATCGACACCCGCGCCCATGCGCTGTTTGCGCCACGAGACGAGGCGAAGCCCGCTTCGTTTGCGATGCAACTTCCCACCGATACCGCGCCGGATCTGACGTTTGCGTCGTTGTGCTATGGCTACGATCCCGCCAGGCCGGTGCTGTCGTCGGTGTCGCTGTCGCTACGCGCGGGCGATCAGATTGCAATTGTCGGTGAATCTGGTGCGGGTAAGAGCACTTTACTCCGTCTGATTGCCGGCCTGTTTTCTCCGCAGGCGGGGGGCTGTTATGCCGCAGATTCGGCACTCCCTTCGCAACAACTGGCGCAGTTTGTCTGCCTGCAAAGTCAGGAGGATATTCTGTTTAACGCCACGGTTCGCGAAAACATTACGTTGTTCGACGCGCACTACCGCGAACGCGACCGTGGGCAGATTGAGGCATTGCTGGAATCCCTCGCGCTGGGTGAGGTGGTACGCGGATTACCGGGCGGTATCGACGCCTTGATCCGCGAAAGCCATGCGGCGCTGTCGCTCGGCCAGCGTCAGCGGTTATTGCTGGCGCGCGCGCTGTACAGTTCGCGTCCGGTGTTGTTGCTTGACGAACCGACCGCCAATCTTGACGACGACACCGCGGCCATTGTCATGGAGACGATTCACGCTCATTGCCAGAAAGCCGGTAAGTCACTGATTGTGGTCACCCACAGCGACGCGATTCTGTCGCGGTTCCAGCGGGTTTATCAACTGAACGACGGCACGCTCAGCCCGCTGGAGGTCAACGTATGA
- a CDS encoding ABC transporter codes for MVRFFIIWSVFSFKNSAGWLYDAKRNFSQGTLILLRKMVRYLPLPALLTVAKGLCALRLLGRSYRLRNAVANENTRCLIGQTGRVNAAWIAVRRRLLEEAATWGQNPALLQQIRACAAELDAVVAPLHQQNIPYILAPLHTVSDVLAAMVGACVTPGKACVVVSSSAELYNAQTRALGGIDLSYCSIHQQNKTLAGSLMELITDVATGRQNMIIFPDISPDYTLQAEGALAAKLPCRLFGRSAKLHNGVVRLSGVITAQVVFYHLSYHNGLHIHIRPPVSSQNVARELPDIIESTLREYPQEWLLWHSHSLFFINH; via the coding sequence GTGGTCAGATTTTTTATTATCTGGAGCGTATTTAGTTTTAAAAACAGTGCGGGATGGCTGTATGACGCGAAGCGTAATTTTTCTCAGGGAACACTGATTCTGCTGCGAAAAATGGTGCGTTATCTACCGCTGCCCGCATTACTGACCGTAGCGAAAGGACTCTGCGCGCTACGGTTGCTGGGGCGCTCTTATCGCTTACGCAATGCGGTGGCAAACGAAAACACCCGCTGCCTGATCGGGCAAACCGGCCGGGTGAACGCGGCCTGGATCGCGGTGCGTCGCCGCCTGCTGGAAGAGGCCGCAACATGGGGACAAAACCCGGCGCTACTCCAGCAGATCCGTGCCTGTGCGGCAGAACTTGATGCCGTAGTCGCACCGCTGCATCAGCAGAACATTCCTTACATTCTGGCGCCGTTACATACGGTGTCGGACGTGCTGGCGGCGATGGTCGGTGCCTGCGTCACGCCGGGTAAAGCCTGCGTGGTGGTCTCTTCCAGCGCCGAACTCTACAACGCGCAGACCCGTGCCCTGGGCGGTATCGACCTCTCCTATTGCTCCATCCATCAGCAGAACAAAACGCTGGCCGGCAGCCTGATGGAGCTCATCACCGATGTCGCTACCGGACGGCAGAACATGATTATTTTTCCCGATATCTCGCCGGACTACACCCTACAGGCCGAAGGGGCGCTGGCGGCGAAACTGCCGTGTCGTTTATTCGGCCGCAGCGCGAAGTTACACAATGGCGTGGTGCGCCTTTCCGGAGTGATTACGGCGCAGGTGGTGTTTTATCACCTCAGCTACCACAACGGTCTGCACATTCATATTCGTCCGCCGGTGAGCAGTCAGAATGTCGCCCGCGAACTGCCTGACATTATTGAATCCACGCTGCGCGAATATCCGCAGGAGTGGCTTCTTTGGCACAGCCATTCTCTCTTCTTTATTAATCACTGA
- a CDS encoding DsbA family protein: MATQFKRITIISYSLCLIVISSLMTVLCYHIFVFNTFATDNSQTQAFREVSTEQIAQSPIKDARSIIEVMSYGCHYCAANEENLAEFSRTLPPGSVFTAIHITSEDSGLAAYAPIFATLEEMGIEKNVRDSAYNAVITRNVDLTDEKALNAWLVKNNIDVDKFNTLRQSDAVKNRLSTMAAITAHYDINATPMFIINKRYVVAQDSEFPQFAQRMLQLLKEDK, from the coding sequence ATGGCGACCCAATTTAAACGCATCACTATTATCAGCTATTCGCTGTGTTTGATCGTCATCTCTTCGTTGATGACGGTGCTTTGTTATCACATTTTTGTCTTTAATACCTTTGCCACGGATAACTCACAAACACAGGCTTTTCGTGAAGTCAGCACAGAACAAATTGCTCAGAGTCCGATTAAAGACGCGCGCAGTATTATCGAGGTGATGTCTTACGGTTGCCATTATTGTGCGGCTAACGAAGAAAATCTGGCGGAATTTTCCCGGACCCTGCCGCCGGGCAGTGTATTTACCGCGATTCATATTACCAGTGAAGACAGCGGTCTTGCTGCTTACGCGCCGATTTTCGCCACGCTGGAAGAGATGGGGATTGAAAAGAACGTTCGCGACAGCGCCTATAACGCCGTTATTACCCGTAATGTCGACCTCACCGATGAGAAGGCATTGAATGCCTGGCTGGTCAAAAACAATATTGATGTGGATAAATTTAATACTCTGCGTCAGAGCGACGCGGTTAAAAACCGTCTCAGCACGATGGCGGCCATTACCGCGCATTATGATATTAACGCGACGCCGATGTTTATTATCAATAAACGCTACGTGGTCGCCCAGGACAGTGAATTTCCTCAATTTGCGCAGCGCATGCTGCAATTGCTGAAAGAGGATAAATAA
- a CDS encoding DUF4762 family protein gives MKKLTAIEVANVVGGTCKTCETTYQNVTIGGVTSCKELTTCTDKHGTTTSMKDANASKCGGVPNR, from the coding sequence ATGAAAAAATTAACTGCGATCGAAGTGGCAAACGTGGTGGGCGGAACCTGTAAAACCTGCGAAACCACGTATCAGAACGTCACTATTGGTGGTGTGACCTCCTGTAAGGAACTGACAACCTGCACGGATAAGCACGGTACGACCACGTCAATGAAAGATGCGAACGCCAGCAAGTGTGGTGGGGTTCCGAACCGCTAA
- a CDS encoding transcriptional regulator: MVYQCFLYNKDLFFSQGIKTVIASLLAEKTDVLYSLTDDYTQLIKQLQTRVNDDCCLWILCDLDSLPRERIRALQLMNNFYQRENKNLIILLSEHNMPLFFTLYALLPNAHWLLKSENLANITPFFQELLDQRRQGCCFSYSLVNYTRRRLHHREMNYTISGNEWWLMEEIFKGKSLSQISGEVNIDVRRLSYIKRHLMKRLNIRNNIALFTVFKGIMPCDP, encoded by the coding sequence ATGGTGTATCAGTGTTTTCTTTACAACAAAGATCTCTTTTTTTCGCAAGGAATCAAAACAGTGATTGCCAGTTTGCTTGCGGAGAAAACGGATGTTTTATATTCCTTAACGGATGATTACACGCAATTGATTAAGCAGTTACAGACTCGCGTGAATGATGACTGCTGCCTGTGGATCCTCTGCGATTTGGACAGCCTGCCGCGTGAGCGGATTCGCGCGCTGCAGCTCATGAATAATTTCTATCAGCGTGAAAACAAGAATCTGATCATTTTATTAAGCGAGCACAACATGCCGCTGTTTTTCACGTTGTATGCGCTGTTGCCAAACGCGCACTGGTTATTGAAAAGCGAGAATCTCGCCAATATCACCCCTTTTTTTCAGGAATTATTGGACCAACGACGCCAGGGATGCTGCTTTAGCTATTCATTAGTGAATTACACCCGCAGAAGACTGCACCACCGGGAAATGAATTATACGATTTCCGGCAATGAATGGTGGTTGATGGAAGAGATATTCAAAGGGAAATCGCTGTCGCAAATTTCCGGTGAAGTGAATATTGATGTCCGACGCCTGAGCTATATCAAACGGCACTTAATGAAACGACTGAATATTAGAAACAACATTGCGTTATTCACGGTGTTCAAGGGAATTATGCCGTGTGACCCGTGA
- a CDS encoding fimbrial protein, with translation MHRITMVFAGLLTALAPAPVWALGELLGGDLSFTGVVMAYPCSIAPDSERVPVDFGKVSTKSLYINGKTVPVPFTIKLEDCTPSVFDSVTVTFSGTANGNLADRLAISATSPGNAGGVGIGLLEEDDTPVRLNVATRPAAISDTTLRLNFQAFVEAEPDALANGTLTTGPFTATANYTLNYQ, from the coding sequence ATGCATCGCATAACAATGGTCTTTGCCGGTTTATTGACGGCGCTCGCTCCGGCCCCGGTGTGGGCGCTGGGGGAGTTGCTGGGTGGCGATCTCAGTTTCACCGGCGTGGTGATGGCCTACCCGTGCAGCATTGCGCCTGATTCAGAGCGGGTGCCAGTCGATTTCGGGAAAGTATCGACCAAGTCACTGTATATCAACGGAAAAACAGTGCCGGTTCCGTTCACGATCAAATTAGAGGATTGCACGCCGAGCGTCTTTGATTCTGTGACGGTGACGTTCAGCGGTACTGCCAATGGCAATCTGGCGGACCGACTGGCGATCAGCGCCACATCACCGGGCAACGCGGGTGGCGTGGGGATCGGTCTTCTGGAGGAAGACGATACGCCTGTGCGCCTGAATGTGGCGACCCGTCCGGCCGCGATCAGCGACACCACTTTACGGCTTAACTTCCAGGCATTTGTGGAGGCTGAACCGGATGCCTTAGCAAACGGCACCCTGACCACCGGACCTTTTACCGCCACAGCGAATTACACATTGAACTATCAGTAG
- a CDS encoding fimbrial protein: MKLSGLFRRKWPVLLALSTLGLPGAAWSALDGEIEPVNGTYDYLINISNHDITSNQAGATITDEFNLAGMFQGRAYCTQSMVDQPVYYMSQATLTQSGMTPGYLKLNDYMDVKIEIYIGGNLQDYKTVPFDNISNDANQNYCNPPSTILDNQFTSGAKGKVTFMITKPIINGVNLQGSEIAKLFGRLGPGAMGQTPLSRITIASGVITVPDKCIVNQGTPIVVDFGNIPGIGSRLNGINYSKNVPIHVKCEGGSFAQGALNIKLGIQQANPAFDDGKYLSTQGTTDRSELGIALRDRQGNPVAPNTFYNVPGFANNEGDWNLTAAPVAKYTTSVIPEGEFHASATVVAEFQ, encoded by the coding sequence ATGAAACTGTCAGGCCTGTTCCGCCGCAAATGGCCGGTCTTACTGGCACTCAGCACGCTCGGCTTACCGGGCGCGGCGTGGTCCGCACTGGACGGTGAAATTGAACCGGTGAATGGGACCTATGACTATCTGATTAATATCAGCAATCATGATATTACCTCCAACCAGGCAGGGGCGACCATTACTGACGAGTTTAATCTGGCAGGGATGTTCCAGGGGCGTGCGTACTGTACACAGTCAATGGTGGATCAGCCGGTGTATTACATGTCTCAGGCGACGTTGACGCAGTCCGGAATGACGCCGGGTTACCTCAAACTGAATGACTATATGGACGTTAAAATTGAGATCTACATCGGCGGGAATCTGCAAGATTATAAAACAGTACCGTTTGATAACATCTCAAACGACGCCAATCAGAACTACTGTAACCCGCCCAGCACGATCCTTGACAACCAGTTTACCTCCGGTGCAAAGGGGAAGGTGACCTTTATGATCACCAAACCGATTATCAACGGGGTGAACCTGCAAGGATCTGAGATTGCAAAACTCTTTGGTCGCCTGGGGCCGGGCGCAATGGGGCAAACGCCGCTTTCCCGCATCACCATCGCTTCCGGTGTCATCACCGTGCCGGATAAATGTATCGTCAATCAGGGGACGCCGATCGTCGTTGACTTCGGCAACATACCGGGGATCGGTAGCCGACTGAATGGCATCAATTACAGCAAAAACGTACCGATTCATGTGAAGTGCGAGGGCGGCAGTTTTGCCCAGGGGGCACTGAATATCAAATTGGGGATCCAGCAGGCTAATCCTGCGTTTGACGATGGTAAATACCTGAGTACGCAGGGGACAACGGATCGTTCCGAGCTGGGCATTGCGCTGCGCGATCGTCAGGGCAACCCGGTGGCACCCAATACCTTCTATAACGTGCCGGGGTTTGCCAATAACGAAGGCGACTGGAACCTGACTGCCGCGCCGGTGGCGAAATATACCACCTCCGTCATTCCGGAAGGTGAGTTCCATGCATCTGCAACGGTTGTGGCTGAATTCCAGTAA
- a CDS encoding fimbrial protein: protein MQNPLFTVALLAMGVAFQCGADVPAQPQHSAQEHVSEDSGIVRFHGTVFASPCVLMTQGRIQDVEMGEISAQNFRQAGDRSEPVRFKLYLKDCLKGASQSRGSLASRTTGNDWRAYSTGEQAVQLTFVGESDLNNGQLLRTSGTTQGAGVRLLDKNGNALDVGQTHAPWLVNSGDSELNFMAALESTGLHVSAGDFSSLVRLKMEYL from the coding sequence ATGCAAAATCCTTTATTCACGGTGGCCCTCCTTGCGATGGGCGTGGCGTTTCAGTGCGGGGCGGATGTGCCCGCGCAGCCACAGCATAGCGCTCAGGAACATGTCAGCGAAGATAGCGGCATTGTCCGGTTTCACGGCACCGTGTTTGCCTCTCCCTGTGTGCTGATGACACAAGGGCGTATTCAGGATGTCGAGATGGGCGAGATCAGCGCGCAGAATTTTCGCCAGGCGGGCGATCGCAGTGAGCCGGTACGCTTCAAATTGTATCTGAAGGACTGCCTGAAAGGGGCGTCGCAGTCGCGAGGGAGTCTGGCGTCCAGAACCACCGGGAATGACTGGCGTGCCTACAGCACCGGGGAGCAGGCGGTGCAACTGACGTTCGTTGGTGAATCCGATCTTAATAACGGCCAGCTATTACGCACCAGCGGTACGACCCAGGGAGCCGGCGTGCGCCTGCTCGATAAAAACGGGAATGCGCTGGATGTCGGGCAGACCCATGCGCCCTGGCTGGTGAACTCTGGTGATAGTGAACTGAATTTTATGGCGGCGCTGGAATCCACGGGGTTGCATGTGAGCGCGGGTGACTTTAGCAGCCTGGTCCGCCTGAAGATGGAGTACTTGTAA
- a CDS encoding fimbrial biogenesis chaperone: protein MSKKRHSGYLMAAWALSMIGGYAQAGVSLDRTRVIITEKEASSSANLSNTSPDIPFLAQSWVEDEKGNKITSPLIVLPPLQRINGGQKGIARVTKTAGIEKLPQDRESLFYLNVREIPPKPDKPNTLQLAMQSRIKLFYRPAAVIPKTRSEIWQDQVVFQKNGNQMTVQNPTPYYVTILGLSKGAGQKITQFPGIMIAPKSSQQFAVTDGNVSQFSMMYVNDYGGHPELKFRCDGNTCKALPPAQQG, encoded by the coding sequence ATGAGCAAGAAAAGACATAGCGGATATCTGATGGCGGCGTGGGCGCTGAGCATGATTGGCGGCTACGCGCAGGCGGGGGTCTCTCTGGATCGGACCCGCGTCATTATTACGGAGAAAGAGGCCTCATCGAGCGCCAATCTGTCCAATACCAGCCCGGATATTCCCTTCCTCGCCCAGTCGTGGGTCGAGGATGAAAAGGGCAACAAGATTACCTCGCCGCTGATTGTGTTACCGCCGCTACAGCGAATCAACGGAGGGCAGAAAGGGATCGCGCGCGTCACCAAAACCGCCGGGATCGAAAAGCTGCCGCAGGACAGAGAAAGCCTGTTCTACCTCAACGTCCGGGAGATCCCGCCGAAGCCGGATAAACCGAATACGCTGCAACTGGCCATGCAGTCGCGCATCAAGCTGTTTTACCGCCCGGCGGCGGTGATCCCGAAGACCCGGAGTGAAATCTGGCAGGACCAGGTGGTGTTCCAGAAAAACGGCAACCAGATGACGGTACAGAATCCAACGCCTTACTACGTCACGATCCTTGGGTTGTCCAAAGGGGCCGGACAGAAGATCACCCAATTCCCGGGGATCATGATCGCGCCCAAATCGAGCCAGCAGTTTGCGGTAACGGACGGAAATGTCAGCCAGTTTTCCATGATGTACGTGAACGACTATGGCGGACACCCGGAGCTGAAGTTTCGTTGCGATGGCAACACCTGCAAAGCGCTTCCACCGGCGCAGCAGGGCTAA
- a CDS encoding fimbria/pilus outer membrane usher protein has product MSVKIKTPITMIALLVMNSCYAATTSAEESVEFNTDVLDAAERTQIDLSRFATDNYVTPGDYLLDIRINGQPVGQEKIRYIEAPEGKRTLPCISGDLLDKLALKDEARAQVTQLYENCYSLQSLPGAKLSNYAGVLEITVPQAWMKYNDPNWTPPERWDEGIAGLLFDYSLNGQLTRQFNGQENYSAVSGYGQAGANIGGWRVRGEYQTSYYSQNHQFDFDWNQIYAYRPLPMMAAKLTLGEIYLNSQVFDTVRFTGVNLASDERMLPPALQGYAPEIHGIARTNAKVTVSQSGRVIYETTVPAGPFNIQDLRSSVRGTLDVRVEEQDGSVSTFQVNTANIPYLTRPGYVRYNISGGTPSRYNHKMQGPTFLSGDFSWGVSNAWSLYGGLQSSGEEYTAASLGIGRDLYAFGAISIDATESWSREPDGNRLKGTSYKLSYAKTFDEYNSSITFAGYRFSQEDFRTMAQYLDERYQGYDHIGREKELYTITGNKTFWAGEAGKATTVFLTWTHQNYWDKRSQDRYGMSVGRAFRIGDINGITANLSAYRTDYKGRKDDSISFSLSVPIGDNKWAGLDIQTNNGKTSPMASYTDNSDYNNLWRIRAGASQSGNASVDGYYQHRSQLAEINTNASYQQSQYMALSTTLRGGFTATRHGAAMHNSGATINTARVMVDTNGIGGVPLNGKKSRTNGYGIAVVPDVVSYNSFDTRVDVDAMDSDIEPSKAISTTTLTEGAIGYQAFGMAKGMKMMGTLRLTDGSVPPFGAEIYNTDGVSVAMVLEDGQAWLAGVNANETLNVMWGGKQQCQVTIPPGANNGSANTLLPCR; this is encoded by the coding sequence ATGTCGGTAAAAATAAAAACCCCTATAACGATGATTGCTCTTCTGGTAATGAATAGCTGCTATGCAGCGACAACCAGTGCTGAGGAGAGCGTTGAGTTTAATACCGATGTCCTGGATGCAGCGGAGCGCACGCAGATTGATCTGTCGCGTTTTGCAACCGACAACTATGTCACGCCTGGTGATTATTTGTTGGATATCCGTATTAACGGTCAGCCGGTCGGTCAGGAGAAAATTCGTTATATCGAGGCTCCTGAAGGCAAGCGCACGCTGCCGTGCATCAGCGGCGACCTGCTGGACAAACTGGCGCTGAAAGATGAGGCCCGCGCGCAGGTCACCCAGCTCTATGAGAACTGCTATTCCCTGCAAAGTCTGCCAGGGGCGAAATTAAGCAACTATGCCGGCGTGCTTGAAATTACCGTGCCGCAGGCGTGGATGAAGTATAACGATCCGAACTGGACGCCGCCTGAGCGCTGGGATGAAGGGATCGCGGGTCTTCTGTTTGATTACAGCCTCAACGGGCAACTCACCCGCCAGTTTAACGGCCAGGAAAACTACAGCGCGGTTTCAGGCTATGGCCAGGCGGGCGCGAACATCGGCGGCTGGCGTGTGCGCGGTGAATATCAGACCAGCTATTACAGCCAGAACCATCAATTCGATTTCGACTGGAATCAGATCTACGCCTACCGTCCTTTGCCGATGATGGCGGCGAAACTGACGCTGGGTGAGATCTACCTGAATTCGCAGGTTTTCGATACCGTGCGTTTTACCGGGGTCAACCTTGCCAGCGATGAGCGGATGCTGCCACCGGCGTTACAGGGCTATGCCCCTGAAATTCATGGTATCGCCCGTACCAACGCCAAAGTGACCGTCAGCCAGAGTGGGCGCGTCATCTATGAAACGACCGTACCCGCCGGGCCGTTCAACATTCAGGATTTGCGCAGTTCAGTGCGTGGCACGCTCGATGTACGCGTCGAAGAACAGGACGGCTCGGTCTCCACTTTCCAGGTGAACACCGCCAATATTCCGTATCTCACGCGTCCGGGCTACGTTCGTTACAACATCTCAGGCGGTACGCCGTCCCGTTACAACCATAAAATGCAGGGCCCAACGTTCCTTTCCGGCGATTTCTCATGGGGGGTCAGTAACGCGTGGTCGCTGTATGGCGGCTTACAGTCTTCAGGTGAAGAGTACACCGCGGCGTCGTTGGGTATCGGGCGCGATCTCTATGCGTTTGGCGCTATTTCCATTGACGCCACCGAGTCGTGGAGCCGTGAGCCAGACGGCAACCGGCTGAAAGGAACCTCTTACAAGCTGAGCTACGCGAAAACCTTCGACGAATACAACAGCTCTATTACCTTTGCGGGCTACCGCTTCTCGCAGGAAGACTTCCGCACAATGGCGCAGTATCTCGATGAACGCTATCAGGGATACGACCACATCGGGCGTGAAAAAGAGCTCTATACCATCACCGGGAATAAAACCTTCTGGGCTGGCGAAGCAGGGAAGGCGACGACCGTCTTCCTGACCTGGACGCACCAGAACTACTGGGATAAGCGTAGCCAGGATCGTTACGGCATGTCGGTGGGGCGCGCCTTCCGCATTGGCGACATCAACGGTATCACCGCCAACCTTTCCGCTTACCGTACCGATTACAAAGGGCGCAAAGACGATTCGATCTCCTTCTCGCTGTCGGTGCCGATTGGCGACAACAAATGGGCGGGTCTGGATATCCAGACCAACAACGGCAAAACCAGTCCGATGGCGTCCTACACCGACAACAGTGATTACAACAACTTGTGGCGTATTCGTGCCGGTGCCAGCCAGAGCGGTAACGCCAGCGTTGACGGTTATTACCAGCATCGTTCGCAACTGGCGGAAATCAATACCAATGCCAGCTATCAGCAGAGCCAGTACATGGCGCTGAGCACGACCCTGCGCGGTGGCTTCACGGCAACCCGCCACGGTGCCGCGATGCATAACAGCGGCGCAACGATCAACACGGCGCGCGTTATGGTGGATACCAATGGCATTGGCGGCGTGCCGCTTAACGGCAAGAAGTCGCGGACTAACGGCTACGGCATTGCCGTGGTGCCGGATGTGGTGAGCTACAACAGTTTTGACACCCGCGTGGACGTGGATGCGATGGACAGCGACATCGAACCGTCAAAAGCCATCAGCACGACAACCCTGACGGAAGGCGCGATTGGCTATCAGGCCTTCGGTATGGCGAAGGGGATGAAGATGATGGGGACGCTACGCCTCACGGATGGCAGCGTCCCGCCATTCGGCGCGGAAATTTACAACACCGATGGCGTAAGCGTCGCGATGGTGCTGGAAGACGGGCAAGCCTGGCTTGCGGGAGTCAATGCGAACGAAACGCTGAACGTGATGTGGGGCGGTAAACAGCAATGTCAGGTGACGATCCCGCCAGGCGCAAACAACGGATCGGCGAACACGCTTCTGCCGTGTCGTTAA
- a CDS encoding fimbrial protein — protein sequence MKINNTLLIAVYFCALVGSASVSASTVTPGKLAMSGELIEAACSLDPNSRDIEVEFGNVSASLINRNDEGNITRPVLIRLTGCSVVKRGNDGSLYPYASVTFMGNAAASDPTTLLVSGDADGFGIRLRDSQGEILTLGQPSPEYELSETDNVLKFSASLVPVQKYIKAGEFTAVAQFFMDYH from the coding sequence GTGAAAATAAACAATACGCTCCTCATTGCCGTCTATTTTTGCGCTCTGGTCGGGTCGGCTTCGGTTTCAGCATCCACCGTCACGCCGGGTAAATTAGCCATGAGCGGTGAACTGATTGAGGCGGCATGCAGCCTTGACCCGAACAGTCGGGATATAGAGGTTGAGTTTGGTAATGTTTCTGCCAGCCTGATTAATCGTAATGATGAAGGCAATATTACGCGGCCAGTGTTGATACGCCTGACAGGATGTTCCGTGGTGAAACGAGGCAACGATGGTTCACTTTATCCTTATGCTTCGGTCACTTTTATGGGCAATGCGGCGGCATCCGATCCCACCACATTATTAGTCAGTGGTGACGCCGATGGCTTTGGTATTCGTCTACGTGACAGTCAGGGTGAAATATTAACGCTGGGTCAACCCTCTCCGGAATATGAACTGAGCGAGACCGATAACGTTTTAAAATTTTCCGCATCGCTGGTACCGGTTCAAAAATATATAAAAGCGGGCGAGTTTACTGCCGTTGCGCAGTTTTTTATGGATTACCACTAA